A single genomic interval of Prochlorococcus marinus XMU1406 harbors:
- the dnaN gene encoding DNA polymerase III subunit beta, whose product MEIICNQNELNNAVQLVSKAVASRPTHPILANILLTADEGTNKISLTGFDLNLGIQTSFDGTVTNSGAITIPSKLLSEIVNKLPYETPVSLKVDESSDNILIKSDRGSFNLKGIPSDEYPNLPFVESGTSLNIDPSSFLKALKSTIFASSNDDSKQLLTGVNFTFKTNYLESASTDGHRLAVALIGNEECIENKETLSSNDGDLSVTIPTRSLREIEKLVSLRSSENSIKLFYDKGQVVFISSNQIITTRTLEGKYPNYSQLIPDSFSKILNFNTKKLIDALERIAILADQQSSVVKIKLDNTDLASISADAQDIGNANESIPVVYSGENFDIAFNVRYLLEGLKVIASENVILKCNIATTPAVFVPEDNLNSFTYLVMPVQVRS is encoded by the coding sequence ATGGAAATTATTTGTAATCAAAATGAATTAAATAATGCAGTACAACTAGTGAGCAAAGCAGTTGCTTCTCGACCAACCCATCCAATTCTTGCAAATATACTTTTAACAGCTGACGAAGGAACCAATAAAATTAGCTTGACAGGTTTTGACCTTAACTTAGGAATTCAAACTTCTTTTGATGGAACTGTTACAAATAGTGGAGCTATTACTATACCTTCAAAACTTTTATCAGAAATAGTAAACAAACTACCCTACGAAACTCCTGTTTCTTTAAAAGTTGATGAGAGTTCAGATAATATTTTAATAAAAAGCGATAGAGGTTCTTTTAATCTTAAAGGGATACCCTCTGATGAATATCCTAATTTACCATTTGTTGAAAGTGGGACTTCTTTGAATATTGATCCTAGTTCTTTTTTAAAAGCTTTAAAATCTACTATTTTTGCTAGTAGTAATGATGACTCAAAGCAATTACTCACAGGTGTCAATTTTACATTCAAAACAAATTATTTAGAGTCTGCTTCTACAGATGGTCATAGATTGGCTGTTGCTTTAATTGGCAACGAAGAATGTATCGAAAATAAAGAAACCTTATCTTCAAATGATGGTGACTTATCAGTAACTATTCCAACGAGATCATTAAGAGAAATTGAAAAACTAGTATCTTTAAGAAGCTCAGAAAATTCAATAAAGCTTTTCTATGACAAAGGTCAGGTAGTCTTTATTTCTTCTAATCAAATAATTACAACAAGAACCCTTGAAGGTAAGTATCCTAATTATTCTCAATTGATTCCTGATTCTTTTTCTAAGATTCTGAATTTTAATACAAAAAAATTAATTGATGCATTAGAAAGAATTGCTATTTTAGCTGATCAGCAAAGCAGTGTTGTAAAGATAAAATTGGATAATACAGACTTAGCTTCTATCAGTGCTGATGCTCAAGATATTGGAAACGCAAATGAATCAATACCTGTTGTTTACTCTGGAGAAAATTTTGATATTGCATTTAACGTTAGATATCTTTTAGAAGGTTTAAAAGTTATTGCTTCTGAAAATGTAATTTTAAAGTGTAATATCGCCACTACTCCAGCTGTTTTTGTACCTGAAGATAATTTAAATTCTTTTACTTACCTAGTTATGCCTGTGCAGGTTCGTTCTTAA
- the purL gene encoding phosphoribosylformylglycinamidine synthase subunit PurL, translating into MINQENHDLYDLNEALKVENLTLNDYKEICKRLKRKPNRTELGMFGVMWSEHCCYRNSKSLLSKFPTKGKNVLVGPGENAGVIDVGNNQKLVFKIESHNHPSAIEPFQGAATGVGGILRDIFTMGARPIAVLNSLRFGNLDQSSNVALLRGVVSGIAHYGNCVGVPTVGGEIDFDDSYSGNPLVNVMALGLLETDEIVCSGAKNVGSPVLYVGNTTGRDGVGGASFASSELTTNSLDDRPAVQVGDPFIEKSLIEACLDAFKTGDVIAAQDMGAAGLTCSSAEMAANGNLGISIDLDLVPSREDEMSSYQYLLSESQERMLFVVKEEKINDLIKKFNKWGLYANVIGEVIGTNEVIISHKGKVVAQIPTSALSDDTPVNFHNVINNPPDNLLKKWEWQENDLPEINDQKILSLKENKYFSYSQIILKLLSNPSIASKRWIYKQYDSQVQANTVFKPGKSDAAVIRLREQNKKHKIKVFSGVAASVDCNSRWVALDPFRGTIAAVAESARNVSCVGAEPVAITNNLNFSSPENEIGYWQLSSSCNGIAEACKALETPVTGGNVSLYNESKNKDNLITPINPTPVIGMVGKIDNVEKAISSEWKNIDDQIWLIGSHKSEIKIAASSYLEYFHGEITGRPPKIDLLDEKFCQSFLRNGISKSLVVSSHDISDGGLAIALAESCILSAKGATIELNKDLNRDDNLLFGEGGSRIIFSISKMKQNEWLNYLKQNQINVPSSVYVKKIGYVSSETLMIKIQDKNICNIRVEELSEKFNNSISDYF; encoded by the coding sequence ATGATAAATCAAGAAAATCATGATCTTTATGATCTTAATGAGGCACTCAAAGTTGAGAATTTAACACTTAATGATTACAAAGAGATTTGCAAAAGATTAAAGAGAAAACCAAATAGAACGGAATTAGGCATGTTTGGTGTTATGTGGTCTGAACATTGTTGCTATAGAAATTCAAAATCTTTACTATCTAAGTTTCCCACTAAAGGTAAAAATGTTTTAGTTGGACCTGGAGAAAATGCTGGCGTTATTGATGTTGGAAATAATCAAAAACTTGTTTTTAAAATAGAAAGTCATAATCATCCTTCTGCTATTGAACCTTTTCAAGGTGCAGCTACGGGTGTAGGGGGGATTTTAAGAGATATATTTACAATGGGTGCAAGGCCAATCGCAGTATTGAATTCACTAAGATTCGGAAACCTTGATCAATCATCTAATGTTGCTTTACTGCGAGGAGTTGTATCCGGTATCGCACATTATGGGAATTGTGTAGGTGTGCCGACTGTTGGAGGTGAAATTGATTTCGATGATAGTTACTCTGGAAATCCTTTAGTTAATGTTATGGCTTTAGGGCTTTTAGAGACTGATGAAATTGTTTGTTCTGGAGCTAAAAATGTAGGATCACCAGTTCTATATGTTGGCAATACTACTGGCAGAGATGGTGTTGGTGGTGCCAGTTTTGCTAGTTCAGAATTAACTACAAACTCATTAGATGATAGACCTGCAGTTCAGGTAGGTGATCCATTTATTGAGAAAAGTCTTATTGAAGCCTGTTTGGATGCTTTTAAGACAGGAGATGTAATTGCGGCTCAAGATATGGGTGCAGCAGGTCTAACATGCAGTAGTGCAGAAATGGCTGCAAATGGGAATTTAGGGATATCTATTGATTTAGATTTGGTTCCCTCTAGAGAAGATGAGATGTCTTCATACCAATATTTATTATCTGAATCGCAAGAGAGAATGTTGTTTGTCGTTAAAGAAGAAAAAATTAATGATCTTATTAAAAAATTTAATAAATGGGGATTATATGCCAATGTAATTGGTGAAGTAATAGGAACTAATGAAGTAATTATTTCTCATAAAGGTAAAGTTGTTGCCCAAATACCTACTTCTGCTTTATCTGATGATACCCCTGTCAATTTTCACAATGTGATTAATAATCCACCTGATAATCTTTTAAAGAAATGGGAATGGCAAGAAAATGATTTGCCAGAAATTAATGACCAAAAAATATTGTCATTGAAGGAAAACAAGTATTTTTCTTATTCACAAATCATTTTAAAACTACTCTCTAATCCATCAATAGCTTCTAAACGATGGATTTATAAACAATACGACTCTCAAGTGCAGGCAAATACAGTATTTAAACCTGGGAAGTCAGATGCAGCAGTAATAAGACTAAGGGAACAAAATAAAAAACATAAAATTAAAGTATTTTCTGGTGTTGCTGCTTCAGTTGATTGTAATAGTAGATGGGTTGCTTTAGATCCTTTTAGAGGAACTATCGCTGCTGTTGCAGAGTCCGCTAGAAATGTTAGTTGTGTTGGGGCTGAACCAGTAGCAATTACAAATAATTTAAATTTTTCTTCTCCTGAAAATGAAATAGGATATTGGCAATTGTCATCATCATGCAATGGAATTGCTGAAGCCTGTAAAGCTTTAGAAACTCCTGTTACAGGAGGTAATGTTTCTTTATACAATGAATCTAAAAATAAAGATAATTTAATTACTCCTATAAATCCTACTCCTGTTATTGGAATGGTTGGAAAGATAGATAATGTAGAAAAAGCTATAAGTAGTGAATGGAAAAATATTGATGATCAAATCTGGTTAATTGGTTCGCATAAATCAGAAATAAAAATTGCAGCTAGTTCTTATTTGGAATATTTTCATGGAGAAATTACAGGTCGGCCTCCAAAAATAGATTTGCTGGATGAAAAGTTTTGCCAGAGTTTTTTAAGAAATGGGATTTCAAAAAGTCTTGTAGTTTCTTCTCACGATATCAGCGATGGTGGTCTAGCTATAGCTTTAGCAGAGTCTTGTATTTTGTCCGCAAAAGGTGCAACGATAGAATTAAATAAAGATTTAAATAGAGATGATAATTTATTGTTTGGAGAAGGAGGTTCTAGAATTATTTTTTCAATTAGCAAAATGAAACAAAATGAATGGCTTAATTATTTAAAACAAAATCAAATAAATGTTCCATCAAGTGTGTATGTAAAAAAAATCGGATATGTATCTAGTGAAACTCTTATGATAAAAATTCAAGATAAAAATATCTGCAATATTAGGGTTGAGGAATTATCCGAAAAATTTAATAATAGTATTTCAGATTACTTTTAA
- a CDS encoding DNA gyrase/topoisomerase IV subunit A, whose translation MDKKNFTSISLQEEMQRSYLEYAMSVIVGRALPDARDGLKPVQRRILFAMYELGLTPDKPFRKCARVVGDVLGKYHPHGDQAVYDALVRLVQNFSTKYPTLDGHGNFGSVDNDPPAAMRYTETRLAPIAHKGFLEEIGLGTVNFSNNFDGSQKEPNVLPAQLPFLLLNGSSGIAVGMATNIPPHNLGEIVDGLVGLIKNKDISDKKLSNIIKGPDFPTGGELIYSPAIEELYETGKGSLTIRGVINTEEVNVGKGKHKKNALIITELPYQINKAGWIEKLAELVNSGKIHGISDIRDESDRDGMRIVIELKKDSNSELVISNLYKKTTLQTNYGAIFLALIKGKPVQLNLKKYLNYFLEFREETIRKRTYYFLKNTLEKLEISEGLSKATKNIKKVITIIEESENSVEARSKLIKNFFLSEKQANSVLDMPLRKLTNLEKNQINNEIKNLEEKKNYFQKLLNERELLLELLIEELLILKKKYNVTRKTKVIKNINENEELETLNNQILEDHINKKTKLYIDNRLYLKKMFFANYKKSFEVVNKIIDNKNIQKFICNIEKNIKLIGITNTGKVFNIDWESNLNKEYKLDNKILGNIHPSEIINFHSIKKEIKNYLCILNSDGRFKKVLFDEDMLKSNRSFTITKLKNNLKTIDSFISNENKDLIILTSIGRIFRFNLSNKFLMPTSKQSQGLILAKLLPTEKIVSCCTYHNGENIFLISKQGKLFCINSNEIYYSNEYNLGYLNEKTELKNDSFLKIITNKHYLDIETNKNKSARLELNQLNFKSNKSNFLIDFLKLDKDEYIENCFRLENFFD comes from the coding sequence ATGGATAAGAAAAACTTCACTTCTATCTCACTTCAGGAAGAAATGCAACGTTCTTATTTGGAATATGCAATGAGCGTAATAGTTGGACGTGCTCTTCCCGATGCAAGAGACGGTCTTAAGCCTGTACAAAGAAGAATACTATTTGCAATGTACGAATTAGGCTTAACACCTGATAAACCATTTAGAAAGTGTGCGAGAGTTGTGGGAGACGTCCTAGGAAAGTACCATCCTCATGGAGATCAAGCAGTATATGATGCATTAGTAAGGCTAGTACAAAATTTTTCTACTAAATATCCTACTCTTGATGGTCATGGAAATTTTGGATCTGTAGATAATGACCCACCAGCAGCTATGAGATATACTGAAACAAGATTAGCGCCGATAGCTCATAAAGGATTTCTTGAAGAAATTGGATTAGGAACAGTAAACTTCTCAAATAACTTTGACGGTTCTCAAAAAGAACCAAATGTTCTTCCAGCACAACTTCCATTTTTATTGTTGAACGGCTCTTCAGGTATTGCTGTTGGCATGGCAACAAATATACCCCCTCACAACCTAGGCGAAATTGTAGATGGCTTAGTTGGTTTAATAAAAAATAAAGATATAAGTGATAAAAAACTTTCTAACATTATTAAAGGGCCTGATTTTCCTACGGGCGGAGAGTTAATTTATAGCCCAGCAATAGAGGAACTTTATGAAACAGGAAAAGGATCCTTAACAATAAGAGGAGTTATAAATACAGAAGAAGTAAATGTAGGCAAAGGGAAACATAAAAAGAATGCATTAATCATTACTGAACTTCCTTACCAAATTAATAAAGCAGGTTGGATTGAAAAACTAGCAGAACTTGTTAATTCAGGAAAAATTCATGGGATCTCTGATATTAGGGATGAGAGCGATAGAGATGGAATGAGAATTGTAATAGAGCTAAAAAAAGATTCTAATTCTGAACTTGTTATTTCTAATTTATATAAAAAAACAACTCTCCAAACAAACTATGGCGCTATATTCTTAGCTTTAATAAAAGGGAAGCCTGTACAACTAAACCTAAAAAAATATCTCAACTATTTTCTTGAATTTAGAGAAGAAACAATTAGAAAAAGAACTTATTATTTTCTAAAAAATACTCTTGAAAAATTAGAAATATCAGAAGGTTTATCTAAAGCCACAAAAAACATTAAAAAAGTTATAACAATTATTGAAGAATCTGAAAATTCTGTGGAAGCTAGATCAAAATTAATTAAAAATTTTTTCTTAAGTGAAAAACAGGCAAATTCAGTTTTGGATATGCCACTAAGAAAATTAACAAATCTAGAAAAAAATCAAATTAATAATGAAATAAAAAATTTGGAAGAAAAAAAGAATTATTTTCAAAAATTATTAAACGAAAGAGAATTATTACTTGAATTGCTTATAGAAGAATTATTAATATTAAAGAAAAAATATAATGTTACTCGTAAAACAAAAGTAATAAAGAATATAAATGAAAATGAAGAATTAGAAACACTTAATAATCAAATATTAGAAGACCATATAAATAAAAAAACTAAATTATACATAGACAATAGACTTTACTTGAAAAAGATGTTTTTTGCTAATTACAAAAAATCATTTGAGGTCGTAAATAAAATTATAGATAATAAAAATATTCAAAAATTTATATGCAATATTGAAAAAAATATAAAATTAATTGGAATCACAAATACAGGGAAGGTTTTTAACATTGATTGGGAGTCAAATCTTAATAAAGAATATAAATTAGATAATAAAATTCTTGGAAATATTCATCCTAGTGAAATAATAAATTTTCATTCAATTAAAAAAGAAATTAAAAATTATTTATGCATCTTAAATTCAGATGGAAGATTTAAAAAAGTTTTATTTGATGAAGATATGCTTAAAAGTAACAGATCTTTCACAATTACAAAATTAAAAAATAATTTAAAAACTATTGATTCATTTATTTCTAATGAAAACAAAGATTTAATAATATTAACCTCGATAGGAAGGATTTTTAGATTTAATTTATCAAATAAATTTTTAATGCCAACTTCTAAACAATCCCAAGGATTAATTCTTGCAAAACTTTTACCAACTGAAAAAATTGTTTCTTGTTGCACATACCATAATGGAGAAAATATTTTCTTAATATCTAAACAAGGAAAACTCTTTTGTATAAATAGTAATGAAATTTATTACTCAAATGAATATAATTTGGGATACCTAAATGAAAAAACGGAACTTAAAAACGATTCCTTCCTGAAAATAATAACTAATAAACATTACCTTGATATTGAAACTAATAAGAATAAATCTGCAAGATTGGAACTAAATCAATTAAATTTCAAATCCAATAAATCAAATTTTTTGATTGATTTTTTAAAATTAGATAAGGATGAATATATTGAAAATTGTTTCCGACTGGAAAACTTTTTCGACTAA
- a CDS encoding tetratricopeptide repeat protein — protein sequence MKKFLKKIICFSLISFYFLQIEKVQAIVPYYYFPTTKHLQKQSLNIGKNAYQLLYFGQYEDSLNLAKLAIKINAKDEKLWLILAESQIANKKYKNALNSLNKAEQINSNISEIYFAKSNIYLKISQQSKAKRSLEKGIKIEPNNHKAIFQLGNILLMEKNYLEAIKFFDKSIKIKPDFWQAINNKGLAYFEKSNINLSIKLFKSAISFQENAEPLLGLASCMRINDTKLAIQLAKKALAKDPKYVNYDYRKEQLWGEKLQASTEILLQNEQLKKDVILAKSKIIESS from the coding sequence ATGAAAAAGTTTTTAAAAAAAATAATCTGTTTCTCCTTAATCAGTTTTTACTTTCTTCAAATAGAAAAAGTTCAAGCAATAGTTCCTTACTATTATTTCCCAACTACAAAACATTTACAAAAACAAAGTTTAAATATTGGCAAAAATGCATATCAACTACTTTATTTTGGACAATATGAAGACAGTCTCAACTTAGCCAAATTAGCTATAAAAATAAATGCAAAAGATGAAAAACTATGGTTAATTTTGGCTGAATCACAAATAGCTAATAAAAAATACAAAAACGCATTAAATTCTTTAAATAAAGCAGAACAAATCAATTCAAATATTAGCGAAATATATTTTGCTAAAAGTAATATTTACTTAAAAATTTCCCAACAATCAAAGGCTAAGAGATCTTTAGAAAAAGGTATAAAGATAGAACCTAATAACCACAAAGCTATTTTTCAATTAGGAAATATTTTATTAATGGAAAAAAATTACTTGGAAGCTATCAAATTCTTTGATAAATCTATAAAAATTAAGCCTGATTTCTGGCAAGCAATCAATAATAAAGGTTTAGCTTATTTTGAGAAAAGCAATATAAATCTATCAATCAAACTTTTTAAAAGTGCAATCTCATTTCAAGAAAATGCTGAACCATTACTAGGACTGGCTTCATGTATGAGAATTAATGATACTAAATTAGCAATTCAGTTAGCAAAAAAAGCTTTGGCTAAAGATCCCAAATATGTCAATTATGACTATAGAAAAGAACAGTTATGGGGAGAAAAATTACAAGCCTCTACAGAAATTCTTTTACAAAATGAACAGCTTAAAAAAGATGTAATACTGGCAAAATCTAAAATAATTGAATCTTCTTGA
- the queG gene encoding tRNA epoxyqueuosine(34) reductase QueG, protein MIDTIQEKKEISQQLKERAIFEGFTIAGIASIPGSSRIKLRTNALERWLSNNNHAEMKWMEAEKRKNIGSLFEDAKSVLSVGFAYINSENNNNNFLKVAKFSQGEDYHKVIHKKLKNIGKWINLKIPDCKWKICVDTSPLLEKAWAEESGIGWIGKNSNLISKKNGSWFTLGFMILTKDLMPDKPHQSLCGKCDICIERCPTKAIVEPFVIQSDLCIAYHTIENREKTIPKIIEKNLDGWVAGCDICQDVCPWNQSVPYNNNFETTPKEWINNLNVESLTWDDKTWKKNLKGTTLKRIKPWMWKRNIKANLNTKK, encoded by the coding sequence ATGATTGATACGATTCAAGAAAAAAAAGAAATAAGTCAACAATTAAAAGAAAGGGCTATTTTCGAAGGTTTTACAATTGCTGGAATAGCTTCAATACCAGGTAGTTCGCGGATAAAATTAAGAACTAATGCTTTAGAAAGATGGTTATCAAATAACAACCATGCTGAAATGAAATGGATGGAAGCAGAAAAAAGAAAAAATATAGGATCACTTTTTGAAGATGCAAAAAGTGTTTTAAGTGTTGGATTTGCTTACATTAATTCAGAAAATAACAATAATAATTTCCTCAAGGTAGCTAAATTTAGCCAAGGAGAAGATTATCATAAAGTTATTCACAAAAAATTAAAGAATATTGGTAAATGGATCAATCTAAAAATTCCTGATTGCAAATGGAAAATATGTGTCGATACTTCTCCTCTTCTTGAAAAAGCATGGGCTGAGGAATCAGGGATAGGTTGGATAGGTAAAAATAGTAATTTAATAAGCAAAAAAAATGGTTCTTGGTTTACTTTGGGTTTTATGATCCTTACAAAAGATTTAATGCCAGATAAACCTCATCAATCACTTTGCGGAAAATGTGATATCTGTATTGAACGTTGTCCCACAAAGGCCATAGTCGAACCCTTTGTAATACAGTCAGATCTATGCATTGCGTATCACACAATAGAAAACAGAGAAAAAACTATTCCAAAGATAATAGAAAAAAATTTAGACGGATGGGTTGCGGGATGTGATATTTGTCAAGATGTATGCCCTTGGAATCAATCAGTACCATACAACAATAATTTTGAAACTACACCAAAAGAATGGATTAATAATCTTAATGTTGAGTCGTTAACTTGGGACGATAAAACTTGGAAAAAAAATCTTAAAGGAACTACATTAAAAAGAATTAAACCATGGATGTGGAAAAGAAATATAAAAGCAAATCTAAATACTAAAAAATAA
- a CDS encoding DUF502 domain-containing protein has product MVKSNQNQDSNLGSRLQQDLKNDLIAGLLVVIPLATTIWLSSLVSKFVLTLVTSVPKQLNPFITLNPLLQDLINLTLGLTVPLLAILLIGLMARNFVGRWLLEFGEGTLSKIPVAGAVYKTLKQLLETFLSNKSNRFRRVVLVEYPREGLYSVGFVTGDVGPSLQPELEEKLLSVFIPTAPNPTTGWYTLVPESSVKDLDISVEDAFRTIISAGIVNPDEKNNTTNPTFSKLFSQLRASTNTSS; this is encoded by the coding sequence TTGGTTAAATCTAATCAAAATCAAGATTCGAATTTAGGATCTAGGCTTCAACAAGATCTAAAAAATGATCTTATAGCTGGATTGTTGGTTGTAATACCCTTAGCAACAACAATCTGGCTATCATCATTAGTTAGTAAATTTGTTTTAACGTTAGTTACTTCAGTTCCAAAGCAATTAAATCCATTCATTACTTTAAATCCTTTATTACAAGATTTAATTAATCTTACTTTAGGCTTAACTGTTCCTTTATTAGCTATTTTGCTTATAGGCTTGATGGCGAGAAATTTTGTAGGAAGGTGGTTATTAGAATTTGGAGAGGGGACTCTATCAAAAATTCCAGTAGCTGGAGCGGTTTATAAAACTCTTAAACAATTGCTGGAAACTTTCCTAAGTAATAAATCTAATAGGTTTAGAAGAGTTGTTTTAGTCGAATATCCTCGTGAGGGACTCTATAGTGTAGGTTTTGTAACTGGAGATGTAGGACCTTCTCTACAGCCAGAATTAGAAGAAAAGTTACTTAGTGTTTTTATACCTACAGCACCAAATCCAACAACTGGGTGGTATACACTCGTTCCTGAATCTTCTGTTAAGGATTTGGATATTTCAGTTGAAGATGCTTTTAGAACAATAATTTCGGCAGGAATAGTTAATCCAGATGAGAAAAATAACACTACAAATCCAACATTTTCAAAATTGTTTTCTCAATTACGAGCTTCAACTAATACTTCTTCTTAA
- a CDS encoding PRC-barrel domain-containing protein: MKLPKEILLSELLNYSVKGNMVLNYGNGENVWMHPPVHRILGWYSRPSNFDLKRNVWRLNQITQIIDNQIYVKGDPAISDLGTLNRFPTLIEANLINVSGSKIGVIADFLFEMKTGEIKYYLVSRSNPKIPGSSRWQLNIKNIVDQQPGMVFCEINSLDDLSLIKSSIKNEFLQKGKKIIDRFDDMKNIASNRLEDWLEEDEDMRQNLDFKQKSFYNDDSSSKQFSEKKEDEPWI, encoded by the coding sequence TTGAAATTACCTAAAGAAATTTTATTAAGTGAATTACTAAATTATAGTGTTAAGGGTAATATGGTCCTGAATTATGGAAATGGTGAAAATGTTTGGATGCATCCTCCAGTTCATCGAATTTTAGGATGGTACTCTCGCCCTTCAAATTTTGATTTAAAAAGGAATGTTTGGCGATTAAATCAAATTACTCAAATAATAGATAATCAAATTTATGTTAAAGGTGATCCAGCTATTTCTGATTTAGGAACTTTAAATAGATTTCCAACTTTAATAGAAGCTAATCTGATAAATGTAAGTGGATCAAAAATAGGAGTTATTGCAGATTTTTTATTTGAAATGAAAACGGGTGAGATTAAATATTATTTGGTCTCTAGATCTAATCCTAAAATTCCAGGTTCTAGTAGATGGCAATTAAATATTAAAAATATTGTTGATCAACAACCTGGAATGGTATTTTGTGAAATTAATTCTTTAGATGATTTATCTTTAATAAAATCAAGTATTAAAAATGAATTTTTGCAAAAAGGAAAAAAAATTATTGATAGATTTGATGATATGAAAAATATTGCTTCGAATAGATTAGAGGATTGGCTTGAAGAAGATGAAGATATGCGCCAAAACTTAGATTTTAAACAAAAAAGTTTTTATAATGATGATAGTTCATCTAAACAGTTTAGTGAAAAAAAAGAAGATGAACCTTGGATATAA
- the purF gene encoding amidophosphoribosyltransferase: MCGIVGIVSSDDVNQQIYDSLLLLQHRGQDSTGIATMENTVFHIHKAKGQVNTAYRTRDMRNLIGKIGLGHVRYATKGSAESVEEAQPFYVNAPYGIVLIHNGNLTNTRDLEKQLFNIDKRHTNSSSDTEMLLNVFATELQEQIHNQELEPDIIFNAVKSLHKRIQGSYASIALISGHGLLAFRDPFGIRPLVIGKRFSLITKKEEWMVASESLVLENNDYQIVRDVDPGEAVFINLNGEFFSKQCSENPMLFPCAFEYVYLARPDSIMNGISVYKARLKMGDYLAETIKETINSGDIDVVMPIPDSSRPAAMQVARQLGIEYREGFFKNRYVGRTFIMPGQQKRKKSVRQKLNAMSAEFKNKNVLIVDDSIVRGTTSKEIVQMAKDAGANKVFFTSAAPPVRYPHVYGINMPNRDELIAHDRTISEIADHLEIDNLVYQSVESLRKSIISDSSIKDLEMSCFTGSYVTGTVNQEYLNWVENEYKS, from the coding sequence ATGTGCGGAATAGTTGGCATTGTTTCTTCAGATGATGTAAATCAACAAATTTACGATAGTCTTTTGCTTCTGCAGCATAGAGGTCAAGACTCAACAGGTATAGCAACAATGGAAAATACTGTTTTTCATATACATAAGGCTAAAGGTCAGGTTAATACTGCTTATAGAACAAGAGATATGAGGAATTTAATCGGCAAAATTGGATTGGGTCATGTTAGGTATGCAACAAAGGGATCAGCCGAAAGTGTAGAAGAAGCACAGCCTTTTTACGTTAATGCTCCTTATGGAATTGTTTTGATACATAATGGCAATTTGACGAATACCAGAGATTTAGAAAAACAATTATTTAATATTGATAAGCGGCATACAAATTCTTCAAGTGATACTGAAATGTTGTTAAATGTATTTGCGACAGAATTACAAGAACAAATTCATAATCAAGAATTAGAACCTGATATTATTTTTAATGCCGTCAAATCTTTACATAAAAGAATTCAGGGATCATATGCTTCAATTGCGTTAATTTCAGGACATGGTTTACTAGCATTCAGAGATCCTTTCGGTATAAGGCCTTTAGTCATAGGAAAAAGATTTTCATTAATCACAAAAAAAGAAGAGTGGATGGTTGCTAGTGAATCTTTAGTGCTTGAGAATAACGATTATCAAATAGTGAGAGATGTAGATCCTGGAGAAGCTGTTTTTATAAATCTTAATGGTGAGTTTTTTTCTAAGCAATGTTCTGAAAATCCAATGTTATTTCCTTGTGCTTTTGAATATGTTTATTTAGCTAGGCCAGATTCAATTATGAATGGTATTTCAGTTTATAAAGCTCGTTTAAAGATGGGAGATTATTTGGCAGAAACAATAAAAGAGACAATTAATTCTGGAGATATTGATGTTGTTATGCCTATTCCTGATTCTTCTCGACCTGCGGCAATGCAAGTTGCAAGACAGTTAGGGATAGAATATAGGGAAGGTTTTTTTAAAAACAGATATGTCGGCCGAACATTCATAATGCCTGGTCAACAGAAACGTAAGAAGTCTGTAAGACAAAAATTAAATGCTATGAGTGCAGAGTTTAAAAATAAAAATGTATTAATTGTTGATGATTCGATAGTAAGAGGTACTACTTCAAAAGAAATTGTCCAGATGGCTAAAGATGCAGGAGCAAATAAAGTTTTCTTTACATCAGCAGCCCCTCCTGTTCGTTATCCCCATGTTTATGGAATTAATATGCCTAATAGAGATGAATTAATAGCTCACGATAGAACAATAAGTGAAATTGCTGATCATCTTGAAATTGACAACCTTGTTTATCAAAGTGTTGAAAGTTTGCGTAAATCTATAATAAGTGATTCTTCTATTAAAGATTTGGAGATGAGTTGCTTTACTGGTTCTTATGTAACAGGAACAGTAAACCAAGAATACTTAAATTGGGTTGAAAATGAATACAAATCTTAG